Below is a window of Brachyspira hampsonii DNA.
TAAAGATATTTTCTATGAAACTAATCCTTCATACCCTAAAATCAAAAAGAATATTTTTAAAGACAGTATAATAGTAAAAAAAGATTATATAAAAGATTTCTGTTCAAGGGTGCTTCCTAATCTTAAAAAAGACTTTGATAATATAGAGCTTCCTGAAGATATAAAAGAAAATGATATATTGGCTTTTCCAGCTCAGGCATTGGTATTTTTGGATTATGACGGCACTAATGTATTTTCTACTATAAAGTTTAAATATGGTTCTTTTACTGTTGACCCTTATTCCGGAAAGTTTACAAGCAGCAATATGTTTGACAATGAGGTTACAGAGATTTACAGAGATAATGAAAAGGAAGAATATTTCTGCAGAACATTATCTAAATATTTGGAGAAAGTCGGAGATTATACTTTTGCTACTTCAGATGATGAGAAGATATTTTATTTATGCTACAAAATACTTCCTGCACTTCAGGACAGGGGCTGGACTTGTTATTATAGTGAATCTTTCAAATCATTAAAATTGAATGTTAAGCCTCTTAAAATGAGAGTTTCTTTAACTAAAGATATTAACTTCTTTGAGATTAATTTTTCTTTTGAAGGTGTTAAAGAGCTTCATGATTTATCTGAAATTGTAAGGGCTGTAAAAGTAGAAAATAAAGAATATATAAGGCTTCAAAACGGTTCATTTGTACCTATAGATTTGGAAGTAATTGATTATATAGCTAAGATGTTTAAAGAAAATCCTATAGAACAAAAAGAGGATAATAGATACTTGCTTCCTATGTTCAGTGCTCCTTATTTTGCAGATATGCTTGAGAAACATAGCGGTATAGAGCTTGATTTGGACGATAATGCTGTGGATACTATAGCAAATATAAAAAGGGTTGAGTATGATGAGACACCTCCTAAAGATATAGTCGGAGAGTTTAGAAGCTATCAGTTAGTAGGTTATAAATGGCTTAGAAAATTAGCTGATATGTCATTAAATGGAATACTTGCAGATGACATGGGGCTTGGCAAAAGTTTTCAGACTATAGCTACAATACTAAAAGAAAAAGAAAATGGAAATAAACTTACTTCTTTAGTTGTTGCTCCTACTTCATGCGTTGCTAATTGGGAATGCGAGATTAAAAAATTTGCTCCTTCTCTTGAAGTAATAGTATTATCAGGCAATTTAAAAACAAGAATGAAAAAGATAAAAGCTGTAAGTAATTATGATGTTGCGGTGATATCGTATTCTACATTAAGACGAGATGTAAAAGCATTGAGTGAAAATGAGTTTAACTATCTCATACTAGATGAGGCTCAGCATATAAAAAATGCCAATACTCAGAATGCAAAAATGGTTAAAAGTTTAAAATCGTTAAAAAGACTTGCTTTAAGCGGTACGCCTATAGAAAACAGTATAAGCGAGATGTGGTCAATGTTTGATTTTCTTATGCCTGGATTTTTGGGCAAGCATAAGGATTTTGTTGAAGATTATGAAGCTCCTATACTTGCAGGGTTGGACAGTTCAAGCGAGGCTTTGGATAATTTAAAGACAAGAATAGCACCTTTCATATTAAGAAGATTAAAAACTGATGTACTTACAGATTTGCCTCCTAAACATACCGTTGTAAGCTACTGCGATTTAACTAAAGATCAAAAAGAACTTTATATGTCTATACTTGAAGCGGCAAGAATAGAAATATTTGAAACGGTAAAAAGAAAAGGTTTTGCTCAGTCTCATATAGAAATATTTTCAGCATTAACAAGATTAAGACAGGTTTGCTGCCACCCAAGATTAATGCATGAAGATTTACGAGGCGAGAGTCATACAAGCGGCAAGTTTAATATGTTTATAGAGATGATTAAAGAAGCTATTTCAGGCGGACATAGTGTATTGGTATTCAGCTCATTTACTAGAATGCTTAATCTCATGCGTATTGCTTTTAAGAAATTGGGAATAGATTATTTTTATTTGGACGGCTCTACAAAGGACAGAATGGATTTAGTTCATAGATTCAATGCCGGAGAAGCACCTATATTCTTACTTAGCCTTAAAGCAGCAGGAACAGGACTCACCTTAACACAGGCTGATACTGTGATGCATTATGATTTATGGTGGAATCCAGCAGTAGAAGATCAAGCAACAGACAGAGCATACAGAATAGGACAGAAACGCGTTGTAACTAATTATAAGCTCATCACAAGAGGCACCATAGAAGAGAAGATATTAGAACTTCAGAATAAAAAGCGTTTATTGATTGATACTGTAGTGGGCGATTCTATGGGCGACATAAATAAATTAAGCTGGGAGGAAGTGAAGAATCTGATAAATTAATAATAATTTTGAATTTTTTATATAATATAGTATAATATAGTATAATATAGTAAAGAATTACATATTATATTTAATAGAGGCATATTATGAAAGCTCTGCCGCTTCCCCAAGGTTGGAAAGAATTTAAATTAAAAGATATTTTAGCTAATGAAAAATATTCGATGAAAAGAGGACCTTTTGGTAGCTCTTTAAAGAAAGAATTTTTTGTGAAAGAAGGGATAAAAGTTTTTGAACAATATAATCCAATTAATAATGATCCTTATTGGTGTAGATATAGAATTACAAAAGAAAAATACAATGAATTATCAGCATTTAAATGTAAAGCAGGAGATTTTTTAGTTAGTTGTTCAGGAACTTTAGGAAAAATAATATTACTTCCTGATGATGTTGAAGAAGGGATTATAAATCAAGCTTTATTAAAAATAAAATTAAATAATAATATTATAGATAATAAATATTTTCTAAATTTATTTCAAAGTAAAATATTTCAAGATAAAATATACAGTGATGCTAGAGGTGGTGCTATACAAAATGTAGCTTCAATAGATGAAATAAAATTAATACATTTTATATTGCCGCCCCTAGACGAACAAAAGCGTATAGCGGAAGTTTTGTCATTATGCGACGATGTTATAGAGAACCTTACTAAACTAATAGAGAAGAAAGAGCTTTATAAGAAAGGCGTAATGCAGAGAGTGCTAAGCGGTGAAGTTCGTTTCAAGGGTTTTAAAGATGAATGGCAGACTGTGAGGCTTGGGGATATTCTTTCATATGAACAACCTAATAATTATATAGTTAAAAGCGATGAATATAATGACAGATATGAATGTCCTGTTTTGACAGCTGGAAAAACTTTTATACTTGGTTATACAGATGAAAAAATTGGCATATACAATAAACTTCCGGTCATAATTTTTGATGATTTTACTACAGAAACAAAATATGTTAATTTCCCTTTTAAAGTAAAATCTTCAGCAATTAAAATACTTAGCTCAAATAAATATAATTTAAAACTAATATATGAATTAATAAAAATGATTAAATTCAATGCTGAAGCTCATAAAAGATATTGGATTTCTGAATATCAATATTTGGAGATAAAAATTCCAAAATCTATTGAAGAACAGCAAAAAATTGCGGGGCTGCTTTCGGTTATAGACGAAGAGATTGACAATCTTAAAAAGCAGTTGGAGCTTCGCAAACAGCAGAAGAAAGGGCTTATGCAGAGGCTTCTAACCGGTGAGGTGAGGATTTAAAGTTTTGAATATAATTGTATAATGAAAAGTACGATGCCGTACCTACAGTGGACTATCCGAAATATTAAGAAATACGGTGCGGATCGCCGCTACGGCAAGTAGTTTTTGTAAAAAAGAAGACAAAAAACAATTTTATTATTAGACTTGTTTCAAAACTCAAATTTTTAATATTTATAGTTTTTTAATTTAATATTTTTTTGATTATAGTTGGGGCTTTGCCCACCGCTCTGCGTGCTTACGCAAAACCCACACTTCTTTTGGATGCTGTCCGCCAGTGGCGTGGCACATACGAAGTACGCCTTCGGCGAGAAGCAAAAAGACTGCATATTTATATACTAAAACAATAATTTATAAAACATATCAAACATTATTTTGTAAATTATAAAATTACGAAATTTTCATATGTAATCTTGTCAAGTAGTTTTGAAACAAGTCTATTGTTATGTTCTCCGAAACCTATAAATGTATTCCAGCTAAAGCTGTAATACGGTTTCGGCTCACTATTATATTATTTAGGGATTACTTTTTATTTATATGTTTGCATTATAGAATGTTATATCTTTTTATTTTAATATTTTGTTGTATAATGAAGAGTAATCAGCCGAACTTACATTGTACTATCTTAAAAGTTAAACGATACCGTGCTACTTGGTGTGCGGTAACGGTTCCTAGGCTTATGAAATTATAAAGAATATTATATTTTTTTCTTGATAATTTTAAAACATATTATAGAATACTTAAAGGTTATAAAATATTAAAAAGGAGTTTATTATGTCCATAATAAAAGAGGATATTATTAAATTGTTAAATGTGCAGTTAAATAAAGAATTATATTCTGCTAGTTTTTATTTTAATATGGCAGGTTGGTGCGATAAGAAAAGCTTGAAAGGATGCAGCAGCTTTTTATACGGACACTATAAAGAAGAATTAGAGCATTTTGAAAAATTTAGAGATTTTATAAATAAAGTTGGCGGACAGGCAGTTATAAATGATATGCAGGCTCCTCAAAGCGAATTTAATTCTGTAGAGCATTTGTTTGAAACTGTATTAAAACATGAAGAATATATAACTTCATGCATAAATGAGTTAGTAGGAAAAGCTATGGATAATAAAGATTATATTACATCTAGATTCTTAGATTGGTTTATACAAGAACAGCTTGAAGAAGAAGAATTATTCAATGATATTATGGAAAAAATTAAAATGCTCGGCGACGGTAATTTAAATGGCAGAAACCTTTATACATTTGATAAGGCTATGAATACTTTGAATACTGAAAAGCATTCAGGCGGACTCGATATAAATGTACAATAATAATTAATAATAATAATAAAGAGAGGGTATATGTTTAGTAAATTTCTTAATATTTTCAAAAAACAGGATAATACAAATACTATGCCCTCTGCTCCTGTAACTGCTGAGAATTTTTTTAATTATGATAAATCAAACCCTTATGAGATTCGTGCTGTTAATCTCACTAAATATTATGGAAAGCGTAAGATAATAGGCGATATTTCTTATAATGTGAAGCAGGGCGAGGTTGTAGGGCTTTTAGGACCTAATGGGGCTGGAAAGACTACTAGTTTCTATATCACTGTAGGATTCGTTACAGCAACTGCAGGAAATGTATATCTCAATGATCTTGATATTACAAAACTTCACATGCATGAAAGAGCCATTTTAGGAATAGGATATTTACCTCAGGAGGCTTCTATTTTTCGTAAGATGTCTGTTGAGGATAATCTGCTTAGCATATTGGAATATAACAAAGCATTGTCTGCTAAGGATAGAATGGCTATAACAGATATGCTTCTTGAAGAGTTTAATATTACGCATGTACGAAAACAGAATGGCTATACTCTTTCAGGAGGTGAGAGAAGAAGATGCGAAATAGCAAGAGCTTTGACTGTTAATCCTAAATTTATATTATTAGATGAACCTTTTGCCGGAGTTGACCCTATTGCTGTTATAGATATACAGAACATCATAGCTTCTTTAAAAGAAAAGGGATTAGGAATACTGATTACCGACCACAATGTACGCGAAACTTTAAGAATTACTGATAGGGCGTACATAATGGGTAACGGACAAATATTGGTAAAAGGCACTCCTGAAGAAATAATCAATAATCCATTAGCCCGTAAAGTTTATTTGGGTGAATCTTTCACTATGTGATTTTTGTTTTCTATATAAAAAAAGGAGCTTATTAAAGCCCATATTTTATTATTTTTATTATTTTCAATTATAATCAATTAATTATATAATTTACTGCTTCTATAAATGTATTAAATGAATTCTCTGTCATATAGTATCTGTTATTATCATTATGGCTTACTATTTCATAGTTATTGTCATCGAGTTTATTTAATACTTCATAGGATACATTACCATTCAAAGCCTGTATATTGATTTTATATAATGATGCGTTTTTACTTGTATTAGCATTAGTTATTAAACCGTCAGCATTTAAATTTGCCAAAGTAAATATGCTTGTATAAACATCATTTGCTTTTACAGTATTATTATTCCAATTTTTTATCCAAGTATTATTAGTATCATTAGTATTTTTTGCCAATGTATATGAATTATTATTGTATTCTATAGTTATCTGTTCTATATCATCATTTCTCACTTGAGATATAGTTTTGTTTATAAGGTCATTTTCTGTTTTATCGAATATATCTTTAGGATTTGAAGGAGTATTTCCAAGAAGATATATATTATTGTCATTATTTATTTTGGCATATACGCTATTTCCGAAAGTGGATTTCATACCAAATTTTATATTTCTTACTTCTTTCGATGAGCTGTCTAATGCTGAAACTGTTAATGCTTCTTCATCTGTTAATTTATATTTTGAAATGCTGTTATCATCTCCCCTTGAAACTATTTCTATAGGCTGTATAGTACTCAAGGCATTTCTAATTGTATCTACCAAATTATTATCAGCATTATATTTATCATTTATAGTCCATTTATTATCATTGTATTTTATAGATATAGTTTCATTTGCTCCTCTTTTTATAGTTATTTCAGATATATTTGAGTTTATTTTTTTTAATTCGGGAAGTGAATATCCTCTGTTTTTCATAAATGTTACAGCAATTAATATTATTATTAAAATTACAATTATAGATGATAATGTTATATATTTTTTAGTTATATTCATATTTTTATTACCTTTTTATATTTTTATTAATATATATAACTATTTAATTATAAAAATAGTAAATAGTTATATTATTGGTTTTTCTTATTCATATTAAGAACATTTAAATAATTTTCTAATATTAAAGCAGCTGCAATTAAATCATTAGCTTTATCTTTAACTTTTTTCTTTTTTCCTCTTAATATAAAATCTGCCTCTTTTGAAGTACCGTATTCATCAACAAATACAATATCAACTTTCACACTTTTTAAAAGAAACTCAGAAAATCTTCTTATTTCAGAGCACCATTCGCTTTCTTTTCCTTCATCAGATAAAGGCAGACCAAAAACAACAGTATCAATATTTTTTTCTTCTATTATATCAATCAATGCCCGTTTTACTTTTCTAGCATTGCTTTCTTCTATGAGCCTGCATGGAAAAGGAATTTTTATATCCATATCCATAAAAGCAGTTCCTGTTTTTTTTCTTCCGAAGTCAACACCTAGTATCATAATTTAATCTTCTTATTATTAATCTTCTTCTATAGTGATAATGTCGTATTTTTTGAAATCATGCACTCCTGATTTAATATAGGCATTATCTATATTTCTAATGCTGTCTGTCTCTACAAATTCATTTTCTTCTGTTTTTATAAATAGTTTAAATCTATTATCATTATGTTTTATAAAATCTCTGCCTATATATATTAAATCATCTCCTTTTTTTATAGTGTTATATACAGTAATTTTTGCATATTCCTCACTGTCATCAGAAATCATACCCATAAGTCTTCTGCCTTTGAGATATCCTTTGAGAGTAGGTTTTATATTATCCCTACCGAAATAGAATCCTGTATCTCTTTCTCTTCTGCTTATAGTTTCAAGCTCTTTCAAATAACTTGCAATAGGTTCTTTTTTTATAGCTTCAGGATATGAATCATAACCGATTCTTTCAAGCAGATCTAATAACATTCTATAAACTCTAACTGTATTAGCTACATAGTATACGCTTTTCATTCTGCCTTCTATTTTTATAGAATCAATACCGGCTTTCTGAAGTAAATGCAGATATTCAGCCATCTGTAAATCTCTGCTGCTTAATATTGTAGAATGATTTTCTCCTTCTTCAATTTCCATAAACTCTCCGGGTCTTGTTTTTTCTTCTATATATGTTTTGAAATTCCATCTGCAAACCTGAGAGCATTCTCCTCCGTTGGCATCTCTATTATTTAAGAAATTTGATAACAAACATCTTCCGGAATATGACATACATACAGCCCCATGAACAAAACTTTCTAATTCTAAATCAGTATTCGCCCTAATCTCTTTTATTTCATCTAAAGAAAGTTCTCTAGCTAATATTATTCTGCTGGCTCCTAAACTTTCATACATTTTGCAAGAATAACTATTTGTAACAGAAGCCTGAGTGCTTATATGAATATTAGCTTCCGGTATTGTTTCTTTTACTATACCTAATACTCCTAAATCAGACACTATAAATGCATCTATATTTAAATTTTGTATTTCTTTTAAATATGCTTTTAAATTATTTTTATCATATTCATGCAGGAAAGCATTTAAAGTTAAATACATTTTTTTATTTAATTTTTTAGCTAACTGTGCACATTCAGCAAGTTCATCTATAGTTGTATTTTTGCTTTGATGTCTCAAATTAAATAATGCTCCGCCTATATATGCAGCATCAGCTCCATAATGATATGCTACTTCTAATTTTTCTTTATTTCCAGCAGGTGCTAAAAGTTCCATTTTTACATCCTATTATTTTTAATGCGGTTTATTTTATATCAAAATTGCCAAAAAGTATATATTTAATTTTTATTATTATTGTATAATTATTTATGAAAGTTTAATAAAATATATTTTTACATTTTTTTATATTTTTGTATTATTTTATATAAGTTTGAATTTTTTATATGAAAAGGAGTTAATATGATAATAGGATTTATTGGTGCCGGAGCTATGGGCGGAGCTTTAATAGAAGGCTTTATCAAATCCGGAATAGAGTATACCAATATTGTAGCAAGCGTAAAAACTATGGAGAAGAAAGATTATCTTGAAAAGAATCTAGGAATAAAAGTTTATACTGATAATAGAAAAGCAGCCAGCGAGGCAGATGTTTTATTTTTAGCAGTTAAGCCTTATATGATACCAGCTGTTGCTGCTGAGATATCATCATCTATTAAGGTTGGTTCTACCATTATAAGTGTGGCGGCCTCTGTATCTAAAAAGGATTTATCAAGATATTTCAGCGGAAGCAGAATAGTGAGGATAATGCCTAATACACCTGTTAAAACATGTAATGGTTTTACATCTGTTGTTGAAACAGAAAATAAGGTTGTTGAGAATGGCGTTGTAGAATTGATGAAAAAAGTGGGAATGGTTAAGGTTATTAAGGAAGAAGAAATACATGCTTATAATGCTATGGCCGGCTGTTCTCCTGCTTTTATGTATATATTAATAGAGGCTATGAGCGATGCAGGAGTTGTTATGGGAATAGACAGAAAAACATCTATAGAAATGGCGGCACAGGTTTTTAAGGGAACGGGAGCTATGGTATTGGAATCAGGAAAGCATCCTGCTCAATTAAAAGATGGCGTATGCACTCCGGGGGGACTTACTATAAAGGGAGTTGAAGTTTTGGAAGAAAAAGGACTTAGAAGCGGTATTATAGAAAGTATTATTGCAAGCTATAATAAATCTATAGAAAGTGAAAAAAAGTAAAAATTGTAGTATAGAATGCCGTTTTTTTATAATCGTTTATTGATAAAAAATATAATTGTAATAATCAAATTAAAAAATTCTATTTGACTTTTTTAACTCAATTATTATAATATGAGTATAAGATACATGGAGAATACTATGGCTAAGAAGACAATTTTAGTTTTAGATGATGAAAAAAGCATTAGAACTCTTTTTGAAGAAGAGTTTAAAGATGAAGGATATGATGTTGTATCCACAGATAGCGGTGAGGAAGCTTTAGAAATGCTTGATAAAGGTACTCCTCATATTGATCTAATAACATTGGACATAAAAATGCCTAAAATGGACGGCTTAGATTTTTTGGCTAAGGTTAGAGAAAAACATAGAGAATTGCCTATCATAATATGTACAGCATATAACAATTATAGACATGAGTTTTCTGTTTGGAATGCTGACGGCTATATA
It encodes the following:
- the ruvX gene encoding Holliday junction resolvase RuvX; this encodes MILGVDFGRKKTGTAFMDMDIKIPFPCRLIEESNARKVKRALIDIIEEKNIDTVVFGLPLSDEGKESEWCSEIRRFSEFLLKSVKVDIVFVDEYGTSKEADFILRGKKKKVKDKANDLIAAALILENYLNVLNMNKKNQ
- a CDS encoding response regulator produces the protein MAKKTILVLDDEKSIRTLFEEEFKDEGYDVVSTDSGEEALEMLDKGTPHIDLITLDIKMPKMDGLDFLAKVREKHRELPIIICTAYNNYRHEFSVWNADGYILKSGNLTEIKDKIKRLIG
- the proC gene encoding pyrroline-5-carboxylate reductase, with product MIIGFIGAGAMGGALIEGFIKSGIEYTNIVASVKTMEKKDYLEKNLGIKVYTDNRKAASEADVLFLAVKPYMIPAVAAEISSSIKVGSTIISVAASVSKKDLSRYFSGSRIVRIMPNTPVKTCNGFTSVVETENKVVENGVVELMKKVGMVKVIKEEEIHAYNAMAGCSPAFMYILIEAMSDAGVVMGIDRKTSIEMAAQVFKGTGAMVLESGKHPAQLKDGVCTPGGLTIKGVEVLEEKGLRSGIIESIIASYNKSIESEKK
- a CDS encoding restriction endonuclease subunit S, which codes for MKALPLPQGWKEFKLKDILANEKYSMKRGPFGSSLKKEFFVKEGIKVFEQYNPINNDPYWCRYRITKEKYNELSAFKCKAGDFLVSCSGTLGKIILLPDDVEEGIINQALLKIKLNNNIIDNKYFLNLFQSKIFQDKIYSDARGGAIQNVASIDEIKLIHFILPPLDEQKRIAEVLSLCDDVIENLTKLIEKKELYKKGVMQRVLSGEVRFKGFKDEWQTVRLGDILSYEQPNNYIVKSDEYNDRYECPVLTAGKTFILGYTDEKIGIYNKLPVIIFDDFTTETKYVNFPFKVKSSAIKILSSNKYNLKLIYELIKMIKFNAEAHKRYWISEYQYLEIKIPKSIEEQQKIAGLLSVIDEEIDNLKKQLELRKQQKKGLMQRLLTGEVRI
- a CDS encoding peptidase U32 family protein translates to MELLAPAGNKEKLEVAYHYGADAAYIGGALFNLRHQSKNTTIDELAECAQLAKKLNKKMYLTLNAFLHEYDKNNLKAYLKEIQNLNIDAFIVSDLGVLGIVKETIPEANIHISTQASVTNSYSCKMYESLGASRIILARELSLDEIKEIRANTDLELESFVHGAVCMSYSGRCLLSNFLNNRDANGGECSQVCRWNFKTYIEEKTRPGEFMEIEEGENHSTILSSRDLQMAEYLHLLQKAGIDSIKIEGRMKSVYYVANTVRVYRMLLDLLERIGYDSYPEAIKKEPIASYLKELETISRRERDTGFYFGRDNIKPTLKGYLKGRRLMGMISDDSEEYAKITVYNTIKKGDDLIYIGRDFIKHNDNRFKLFIKTEENEFVETDSIRNIDNAYIKSGVHDFKKYDIITIEED
- the lptB gene encoding LPS export ABC transporter ATP-binding protein, with protein sequence MFSKFLNIFKKQDNTNTMPSAPVTAENFFNYDKSNPYEIRAVNLTKYYGKRKIIGDISYNVKQGEVVGLLGPNGAGKTTSFYITVGFVTATAGNVYLNDLDITKLHMHERAILGIGYLPQEASIFRKMSVEDNLLSILEYNKALSAKDRMAITDMLLEEFNITHVRKQNGYTLSGGERRRCEIARALTVNPKFILLDEPFAGVDPIAVIDIQNIIASLKEKGLGILITDHNVRETLRITDRAYIMGNGQILVKGTPEEIINNPLARKVYLGESFTM
- a CDS encoding DUF4340 domain-containing protein, which gives rise to MNITKKYITLSSIIVILIIILIAVTFMKNRGYSLPELKKINSNISEITIKRGANETISIKYNDNKWTINDKYNADNNLVDTIRNALSTIQPIEIVSRGDDNSISKYKLTDEEALTVSALDSSSKEVRNIKFGMKSTFGNSVYAKINNDNNIYLLGNTPSNPKDIFDKTENDLINKTISQVRNDDIEQITIEYNNNSYTLAKNTNDTNNTWIKNWNNNTVKANDVYTSIFTLANLNADGLITNANTSKNASLYKINIQALNGNVSYEVLNKLDDNNYEIVSHNDNNRYYMTENSFNTFIEAVNYIIN
- a CDS encoding ferritin, with product MSIIKEDIIKLLNVQLNKELYSASFYFNMAGWCDKKSLKGCSSFLYGHYKEELEHFEKFRDFINKVGGQAVINDMQAPQSEFNSVEHLFETVLKHEEYITSCINELVGKAMDNKDYITSRFLDWFIQEQLEEEELFNDIMEKIKMLGDGNLNGRNLYTFDKAMNTLNTEKHSGGLDINVQ
- a CDS encoding DEAD/DEAH box helicase, with the protein product MNTRGKSKKKIKENDNPFLNLNANAKENDELANASIKTIANSVIITESDNKRIDRSRKEESSEIIDPLRKDWLYYTRSPLMDNYRDNLYREYYSLSVLLSLRGDSNNERTLGLSLKLIDLENKKEYRVGELENFLFSCVIGDKQNIEDIERVIELEDFSKTEARLIRFLNNLYSEAKQIQENGKLWFKDYNAYQCLMLLKDVPNIRLESRVITFSDDILNLQLESYYNEEKDLVLNLSIKDVDLNRVYTFGENCDFILYKDIFYETNPSYPKIKKNIFKDSIIVKKDYIKDFCSRVLPNLKKDFDNIELPEDIKENDILAFPAQALVFLDYDGTNVFSTIKFKYGSFTVDPYSGKFTSSNMFDNEVTEIYRDNEKEEYFCRTLSKYLEKVGDYTFATSDDEKIFYLCYKILPALQDRGWTCYYSESFKSLKLNVKPLKMRVSLTKDINFFEINFSFEGVKELHDLSEIVRAVKVENKEYIRLQNGSFVPIDLEVIDYIAKMFKENPIEQKEDNRYLLPMFSAPYFADMLEKHSGIELDLDDNAVDTIANIKRVEYDETPPKDIVGEFRSYQLVGYKWLRKLADMSLNGILADDMGLGKSFQTIATILKEKENGNKLTSLVVAPTSCVANWECEIKKFAPSLEVIVLSGNLKTRMKKIKAVSNYDVAVISYSTLRRDVKALSENEFNYLILDEAQHIKNANTQNAKMVKSLKSLKRLALSGTPIENSISEMWSMFDFLMPGFLGKHKDFVEDYEAPILAGLDSSSEALDNLKTRIAPFILRRLKTDVLTDLPPKHTVVSYCDLTKDQKELYMSILEAARIEIFETVKRKGFAQSHIEIFSALTRLRQVCCHPRLMHEDLRGESHTSGKFNMFIEMIKEAISGGHSVLVFSSFTRMLNLMRIAFKKLGIDYFYLDGSTKDRMDLVHRFNAGEAPIFLLSLKAAGTGLTLTQADTVMHYDLWWNPAVEDQATDRAYRIGQKRVVTNYKLITRGTIEEKILELQNKKRLLIDTVVGDSMGDINKLSWEEVKNLIN